The region ACGCTTAAAAGGGGGTTAGGGGGTTACAATAAAGTAATGTGTAACTGtctaaatttttttataacaCAAATTCTATTAACAAAAGGCTATAAGTTCTAACTAGACATGTGTATAACTTGGGATTAGCACGATATGCACATTATGTATTAACAAATTCATAtgtattgtattttttagtGGTTGCAAGACGGTGTGGGCCTTATAAAACGGCCATCTTGTGGATCAagtcattttttatcatttcaTACTAATTATTTCAAAgtgtttatgtatatttgttatttatatgttacTTTTTACCATCCCCATACCGGGTCACATACCTTTTGACCCACATGTTATCAAATCGACTTTTACTTTAAAtcaagtaaattatattcacTTATCTTCAAAGTAttgtttttgatttaattttctaTAGAAGATTACAATTATAATTCTTATACATTTCCAAAATGGCCAAGTCAAAGAATCACACTAACCACAACCAGGTATTTAACAGTTTATCTcttattcaattttataattttattactatatatattgtttcAACATATCctatattctttttttctaaTTCCCTTTTAGTCCAAGAAGGCTCATCGTAATGGTATTAAGAGACATAAGTTGCCAAGAAAGTTGTCAACCAGGGGGGTatgtttacatttattatggttattttatttatcactCCTTTTTGCTCATATATGTAATCTTTGactaataatttgtttcaGATGTGTCCTAAGTTTTTGAGGAACCAAAAGTTCTGCAAAAAACACCAAAGGGAAGCTGGCTCTGAAGAGGAATAGATTGACAGTTAAACTCTAATATCATTTCTCCTAACTTacatttctattttatactttGATCTTTCATTTGTCGATGTTTATGGTTCGCGTTAATGCTCATTTTATGTTTGAATCGTTTTATTACTTGATTGGTTGTTAAAACCTGTATCTGTAAATATAGATACTTGTTTGGGTTTGTTTACAATTTATATGAAAAAAGTGGACCAATCGGGATTCGAACCCGAGACCTTTTGCGTGCAAAGCAAACGTGATACCCCTACACCATCGGCCCTTGAAGCTCTTCTCTAATCTTAT is a window of Theileria orientalis strain Shintoku DNA, chromosome 2, complete genome DNA encoding:
- a CDS encoding ribosomal protein L29, with protein sequence MAKSKNHTNHNQSKKAHRNGIKRHKLPRKLSTRGMCPKFLRNQKFCKKHQREAGSEEE